The Arachis ipaensis cultivar K30076 chromosome B03, Araip1.1, whole genome shotgun sequence region ATTCCGTTTCCGTGCAAGTGCAGTAACGGAACGGGGCTGTCGAACCACGTGCCGTTGTACAAAATCAAGCCTGGTGATGGCTTGGACTACATAGCAAGGACAGTGTTCGCGGGCGTGGTGACGTTTCAGCAGATCCAGAAGGCTAATAATATCTCTGACCCCAATAAGATCATCGCTGGGGATTCCATTTGGATACCGTTGCCTTGTAGCTGTGATAGTGTTGGAGGGAGCAGTGTGGTGCACTATGCTTACATAGTTCCACTTGGAAGCTCCGTGGAGGGGATTGCACAGGAGTTTGGTACCACTGAACAGATCATTCTTAGTCTCAACGGTATTGATGACCCTAAGAAGCTTCAGGCTCAGCAGGTTATCGATGTCCCTCTCAAAGGTATTTCATTTtcccttctattttttttttataattttttgtttgtaAAATTAAATTCGCCAAAGAAAATTTAATCATTATAGCCTTATAGGATAGGCAGAGAGACGCGGAGTACACCGTCGCCCTCCTTCATTAATCATTATCGGTTTGAGAATTatcaattataaaaattttaaaaggaaaaaaatgttaTCTTGATTTTTTTTGAATGTGCTATGTGGAATCACACCCACTTTGGTAAATAAAGTCAACGGAAGTTTACAATATTGTGTGCTGCATCCAGCTATATATATTCACTTTCTTTGTAAAGAAACCAAAGCTAATTTGTTGAAATACTATGGAGATGAATAATTACTTTCAATAACCGTTTGAAAACCTATTTTCTTGAAATTTCTATTAACTTTTGAATAGCTTGTCTCACCTCAAAACGACTTCTCATTTGTTAGGTaagaattattaaataatttaatatatttaattaaattattatttaatgatttttaattatcaaatttatACTAAGACAACTTCACATTAGTCATCACTCTTAAAAAATAGATGTGTCCGCTTGCAATTATTCTTCtccataaataaataattgtttgAACTATTCCTAGCTAATCTACTGTTAGATGCCTCTCACTGATAAAGAAAGaaatgacttttttttttatatttaattcttCAGTTTTGTGAATGCAATAATGGAGATGTTAGACTACGAGTAGAATATGgcaccactttttttttttttccttttgccagtTTTGTAAGCAAGATTAAGGAATCACGATGAGAGAATATAGTTGAGAATTATTCTAGTGACATGGATTATAAAATTGTGAATGATAACGATGTATGTTGTGGCAGCTTGTTCCACAAGTGTTAAAAACAATTCCATGGACTACCCTCTGCTGGTTTCAAACTCCACTTACGTCTACACTGCCAACGAATGCGTAAAATGCAAATGCGACTCCAGCAACAACTATGTGTAAGTACCTTTTTGATTTGTGATTAATTTGATCGTACCAAGAATGCAATGAaaatatatcaattaattaatgaGTTGTGTGATGTgggtttaatactttaatttaagTATAGATTGCAATGCGAGCCATCGCAGCTTAAACCAACAGGGGGAAAGTGGTCGGTATGCCCCTCCATGAAATGCACAGGGAACCTGACAATTGGCAACTTGACATCTGCTTCAGATGATCCATGCACCGCACCTTCTGTGCCTATGCGGGTTATAGCTCCAAAAGAATCAATACCATTCTTGCTAATGAGTCCACTTGTCCTGGTTAGTGCATTCTATATAGGATTCTTTTTGTGTATGGTATGCATGTGGTGAATGACAATGGtactgtttgtttgtttgtttgtttgtgatTGTTGTCGAAAAACAGCACCGGCACCTGCACCCAGTGGCGGTTCAGTAGGACCAGGTGGTTCAGGATCAGGAGCGTCAAGGACTACCTTCGGTCTTATCATTGTTCTCCACTTCATCCTCCTTGCTCTGTGTCTTTTGTAGTAAAATAAAATACCCTCCAcccacttttcttctttttaaatttttgttttttgtaaCAGTATCATgtttgaaagaagaaaataagagtgattataaatttataataactAGTGTGTGACTCACTTTATTCACCCCCTTCATGATTCATCAAAGACTCAAAAGCTAAATTGCTGACTATTAGTCTAAAATTGTAATCTCATTGAATTCACACAGACTCaccacatatatatccaattgcGAACGTGGAATTGAGATATATATACAGAGTGGGGACTGACTGAGCCAACTTGTACACGCACAAGCTGCCTCAGCACTACGTCACTATTGTGGCGGCTACATACTATTTTGCATACTGTTTCCATCCCTATCTAGGGATTACATTATTATTACaaggaaaaaaaaagtttacCAGTAAATTCTACATAATGAATGGTATGGTTAATTAATAAGTAAATGAGTATGCAATGACCCTCTAGCATGTTTGTTTCTATATTGTTCAACAATGAATGACACCAACCCTTTAGTTTCTTTATCACTCTCCACAAGTAACAACCGCATTAGGCTCCTCCTGTGCATAGAACGACTGAACGAATATTGAAAATGACTGATCCGATTAGGAAACACCACAACCGTTGAAAAATGAGCCACCCAATTTGCTCCATTCACATTGTTCCGATCAACTACAACTTGATCAACAAAACATTAGCATCACCAAGAAACAACCCATTCATCAAGGTCCCCACACCACCAAAAGATGATGCTTTGTTATAGCAATGCACCCCGGTTAGAATGTTGTCTTGGCCTCTCAGAACAACACCAACGGCTGCTGAGAAAATCACGACATATGTGACCGCGTTATAATTGCTGGTGAGATCAATGGTGATCCCGTATCCCGTCATCCCGGAGAAGTCCTTCTCGCCTTTGTCACCGCCAACATTTGAGTGCTGCCCAAGAAAGCAACTGAATATGAAGGTCTCATGTCCTTGCTGAACTAGGATTCCTTCTAAGGTTATAATAATGACAACAATAGTAATAACTTAAGCATTATTTGTTGGCTATACAGTAGAGAAGTACCCATAATTGACGATGAAATGTGaccaacaaattaaataaaaatcaagtTGGC contains the following coding sequences:
- the LOC107631480 gene encoding LOW QUALITY PROTEIN: lysM domain-containing GPI-anchored protein 2 (The sequence of the model RefSeq protein was modified relative to this genomic sequence to represent the inferred CDS: inserted 1 base in 1 codon), with the translated sequence MGKSALWLTTFTLVLTGFLTARAQPEANFKCSSSTNATCRALIDYFSQNATTLRDIQKLFNVKHLPDLLGANANTIPENASGSYSVAPKQVVRIPFPCKCSNGTGLSNHVPLYKIKPGDGLDYIARTVFAGVVTFQQIQKANNISDPNKIIAGDSIWIPLPCSCDSVGGSSVVHYAYIVPLGSSVEGIAQEFGTTEQIILSLNGIDDPKKLQAQQVIDVPLKACSTSVKNNSMDYPLLVSNSTYVYTANECVKCKCDSSNNYVLQCEPSQLKPTGGKWSVCPSMKCTGNLTIGNLTSASDDPCXRTFCAYAGYSSKRINTILANESTCPAPAPAPSGGSVGPGGSGSGASRTTFGLIIVLHFILLALCLL